One genomic window of Nicotiana sylvestris chromosome 10, ASM39365v2, whole genome shotgun sequence includes the following:
- the LOC104239809 gene encoding glycine-rich cell wall structural protein 1-like, protein MGLSARFLGCFLLVVLFVDCVVFADVNGVEDEKFLFGHKRPKYGKRFGRGIYGKGFRHGGGLGGGAGGGLGGGGGLGGGGGLGGGGGLGHGGGLGGGAGGGLGGGGGLGGGAGGGGGLGGGGGLGHGGGLGGGAGGGLGHGGGLGGGGGLGGGGGLGGGGGAGGGFGGGAGGGLGGGGGLGGGGGAGGGGGIGGGAGGGAGGGFGAGGGAGGGLGGGGGGGFGGGGGGGIGGGGGAGGGFGAGGGVGGGGGLGGGGGGGFGGGGGIGGGKH, encoded by the coding sequence ATGGGATTATCAGCTCGTTTTCTTGGGTGTTTTCTTTTAGTTGTTCTGTTTGTTGATTGTGTGGTGTTTGCTGATGTCAATGGAGTTGAAGATGAGAAGTTCCTCTTTGGACATAAACGTCCAAAGTATGGGAAACGTTTTGGACGTGGGATTTATGGTAAGGGTTTTAGACATGGTGGAGGTTTAGGTGGAGGTGCTGGTGGTGGTTTGGGAGGCGGAGGCGGTCTTGGAGGTGGAGGTGGATTAGGAGGTGGTGGTGGGCTAGGACATGGTGGAGGTTTAGGTGGTGGTGCAGGTGGTGGTTTAGGTGGAGGAGGTGGTCTTGGAGGCGGTGCCGGTGGTGGGGGTGGATTAGGAGGAGGTGGTGGACTAGGTCACGGTGGAGGTCTTGGAGGTGGTGCAGGTGGTGGGTTGGGTCATGGTGGAGGTCTAGGAGGTGGTGGTGGACTAGGTGGAGGAGGTGGACTTGGTGGGGGTGGTGGAGCTGGTGGTGGTTTTGGCGGTGGAGCAGGAGGAGGACTTGGTGGAGGTGGTGGACTCGGTGGCGGTGGTGGAGCTGGTGGTGGAGGAGGCATAGGTGGAGGTGCAGGTGGAGGTGCTGGAGGTGGTTTTGGCGCAGGTGGAGGTGCTGGAGGTGGTTTAGGTGGAGGTGGTGGCGGAGGTTTTGGTGGTGGTGGAGGTGGTGGcattggtggtggtggtggtgctggaggagggttcggagcTGGTGGAGGCGTTGGCGGAGGTGGTGGTTTAGGAGGCGGAGGTGGTGGTGGATTTGGTGGTGGAGGAGGCATTGGTGGCGGTAAGCATTGA